A stretch of the Procambarus clarkii isolate CNS0578487 chromosome 47, FALCON_Pclarkii_2.0, whole genome shotgun sequence genome encodes the following:
- the LOC123763002 gene encoding glyceraldehyde-3-phosphate dehydrogenase isoform X1: protein MGFASSRLKGYGNSNSRTSDINVVSSEASSPNLPTTTTIMSKIGINGFGRIGRLVLRAALQNGAQVVAVNDPFIALDYMVYMFKYDSTHGVFKGEVKAEDGALVVDGNKIVVYNEMKPENIPWSKAGAEYIVESTGVFTTIEKASAHFTGGAKKVVISAPSADAPMFVCGVNLEKYSKDMTVVSNASCTTNCLAPVAKVLHENFEIVEGLMTTVHAVTATQKTVDGPSAKDWRGGRGAAQNIIPSSTGAAKAVGKVIPELNGKLTGMAFRVPTPDVSVVDLTVRLGKECSYDDIKAAMKAASEGPLKGILGYTEDDVVSCDFTGDIRSSIFDAKAGIQLSKTFVKVVSWYDNEFGYSTRVIDLLKHMQKVDSA, encoded by the exons ATGGGTTTCGCCAGCTCCAGACTAAAGGGATATGGGAATTCTAATTCTAGAACTTCAGACATTAATGTAGTATCTTCAG AAGCCTCCTCTCCAAacctccccaccacaaccaccataatgTCCAAGATTGGAATTAACGGATTTGGCCGTATTGGTCGTCTTGTACTCCGTGCTGCTCTTCAAAATGGTGCGCAG GTTGTTGCAGTGAATGACCCCTTCATTGCTCTGGACTACATGGTGTACATGTTCAAGTATGACTCGACTCATGGTGTGTTCAAGGGTGAGGTGAAGGCAGAGGATGGTGCACTGGTTGTTGATGGCAACAAGATTGTAGTCTACAATGAAATGAAACCAGAAAACATTCCATGGAGCAAAGCTGGTGCAGAATACATCGTAGAGTCTACCGGTGTCTTTACCACTATTGAGAAAGCCTCTGCTCACTTCACTGGTGGTGCCAAGAAAGTGGTAATCTCTGCCCCCTCTGCTGATGCCCCAATGTTCGTCTGTGGAGTGAACCTTGAGAAGTATTCGAAAGACATGACCGTAGTTTCTAATGCTTCCTGCACCACCAACTGTCTTGCTCCTGTTGCGAAAGTCCTTCATGAGAATTTCGAAATTGTTGAAGGTTTGATGACTACTGTACATGCTGTCACTGCCACCCAGAAAACTGTTGATGGCCCCTCTGCCAAGGACTGGCGTGGTGGCCGTGGCGCTGCCCAGAACATCATCCCATCTTCCACTGGTGCTGCTAAGGCTGTCGGAAAGGTTATTCCTGAGCTCAATGGTAAATTGACTGGCATGGCCTTCCGTGTTCCTACTCCAGATGTGTCTGTTGTAGATTTGACTGTCCGCCTTGGCAAGGAATGCTCTTATGACGATATCAAAGCTGCCATGAAGGCTGCATCAGAGGGTCCCCTCAAGGGTATCTTGGGTTACACTGAGGATGACGTTGTATCTTGTGACTTCACAGGAGATATACGGTCCTCCATCTTTGACGCTAAGGCTGGTATCCAGCTGAGCAAGACATTTGTCAAAGTTGTATCTTGGTATGACAACGAGTTTGGGTATTCTACCCGTGTCATTGATCTTCTAAAGCACATGCAGAAGGTGGATAGTGCCTAA
- the LOC123763002 gene encoding glyceraldehyde-3-phosphate dehydrogenase isoform X3, with protein MSKIGINGFGRIGRLVLRAALQNGAQVVAVNDPFIALDYMVYMFKYDSTHGVFKGEVKAEDGALVVDGNKIVVYNEMKPENIPWSKAGAEYIVESTGVFTTIEKASAHFTGGAKKVVISAPSADAPMFVCGVNLEKYSKDMTVVSNASCTTNCLAPVAKVLHENFEIVEGLMTTVHAVTATQKTVDGPSAKDWRGGRGAAQNIIPSSTGAAKAVGKVIPELNGKLTGMAFRVPTPDVSVVDLTVRLGKECSYDDIKAAMKAASEGPLKGILGYTEDDVVSCDFTGDIRSSIFDAKAGIQLSKTFVKVVSWYDNEFGYSTRVIDLLKHMQKVDSA; from the exons atgTCCAAGATTGGAATTAACGGATTTGGCCGTATTGGTCGTCTTGTACTCCGTGCTGCTCTTCAAAATGGTGCGCAG GTTGTTGCAGTGAATGACCCCTTCATTGCTCTGGACTACATGGTGTACATGTTCAAGTATGACTCGACTCATGGTGTGTTCAAGGGTGAGGTGAAGGCAGAGGATGGTGCACTGGTTGTTGATGGCAACAAGATTGTAGTCTACAATGAAATGAAACCAGAAAACATTCCATGGAGCAAAGCTGGTGCAGAATACATCGTAGAGTCTACCGGTGTCTTTACCACTATTGAGAAAGCCTCTGCTCACTTCACTGGTGGTGCCAAGAAAGTGGTAATCTCTGCCCCCTCTGCTGATGCCCCAATGTTCGTCTGTGGAGTGAACCTTGAGAAGTATTCGAAAGACATGACCGTAGTTTCTAATGCTTCCTGCACCACCAACTGTCTTGCTCCTGTTGCGAAAGTCCTTCATGAGAATTTCGAAATTGTTGAAGGTTTGATGACTACTGTACATGCTGTCACTGCCACCCAGAAAACTGTTGATGGCCCCTCTGCCAAGGACTGGCGTGGTGGCCGTGGCGCTGCCCAGAACATCATCCCATCTTCCACTGGTGCTGCTAAGGCTGTCGGAAAGGTTATTCCTGAGCTCAATGGTAAATTGACTGGCATGGCCTTCCGTGTTCCTACTCCAGATGTGTCTGTTGTAGATTTGACTGTCCGCCTTGGCAAGGAATGCTCTTATGACGATATCAAAGCTGCCATGAAGGCTGCATCAGAGGGTCCCCTCAAGGGTATCTTGGGTTACACTGAGGATGACGTTGTATCTTGTGACTTCACAGGAGATATACGGTCCTCCATCTTTGACGCTAAGGCTGGTATCCAGCTGAGCAAGACATTTGTCAAAGTTGTATCTTGGTATGACAACGAGTTTGGGTATTCTACCCGTGTCATTGATCTTCTAAAGCACATGCAGAAGGTGGATAGTGCCTAA
- the LOC123763001 gene encoding DNA-binding protein K10 produces MRRQANGYVERRGGGGRGRGNIGRGRGGQRGGGGRGGGGVHKPPPLMSRPLPPPPGMRRPPNMGPPRGPMGPPPPMGMGPPPGRMGPPGPGRRPNHMGPPGRMVGLPMGGPGRLGPLGPGRLGPPGPGPIGLGRGMGPPPPRLGMGPRGRGGMQGMLPPPPMGPPFRPPGPGMMGPPRPPMRGRGRGRGMNRGMTRGIARGMTQGRGVARGRGGGIAMIKSKDKQGEMNKPWVTEGMKNEIMKKHKLHQKAKKTKSKADWDEFKEQRNKVTTMLREAKLEYIGAHPEEDVDKILAEAAMQGNIKDEENKGEASATSEANADSSDAPEGDGAKPQSMDQAEENGEDLVDQKELNTDVPMAPLAPEIVGDIKSESKGESQVDVKAPGQ; encoded by the exons ATGCGGCGTCAAGCGAACGGTTACGTGGAGAGGCGTGGAGGaggtggacgaggaagaggaaaCATTGGGCGAGGACGAGGGGGCCAGCGTGGCGGCGGTGGTCGCGGCGGCGGCGGCGTCCACAAGCCTCCACCTCTCATGTCGCGGCCCCTGCCTCCCCCACCAGGCATGAGAAGACCCCCTAACATGGGACCTCCCCGGGGGCCCAtgggaccaccacctcccatgggcATGGGACCGCCCCCGGGCCGCATGGGTCCCCCAGGTCCTGGCCGCAGACCCAATCACATGGGCCCTCCAGGGCGGATGGTGGGCCTCCCCATGGGGGGTCCCGGACGACTAGGACCCCTGGGCCCAGGCCGACTAGGACCTCCTGGCCCTGGACCCATTGGACTAGGAAGAGGCATGGGGCCGCCCCCTCCCCGGCTGGGCATGGGTCCCAGAGGCAGGGGAGGCATGCAGGGCATGTTGCCCCCGCCGCCCATGGGGCCGCCCTTCAGGCCTCCGGGTCCGGGCATGATGGGGCCTCCCAGGCCGCCCATGAGGGGTCGTGGGCGGGGCCGGGGCATGAACAGAGGCATGACTCGTGGCATCGCTCGGGGCATGACGCAGGGGCGAGGTGTGGCCAGGGGGCGTGGCGGCGGCATTGCCATGATTAAAAGCAAAGACAAGCAG GGAGAAATGAACAAACCATGGGTAACAGAGGGAATGAAAAACGAAATTATGAAGAAGCATAAGTTACACCAGAAGGCCAAAAAGACAAAAAGTAAAGCAGACTGGGATGAATTTAAGGAACAGCGTAATAAGGTGACGACCATGCTGCGGGAAGCCAAGCTGGAATACATAGGAGCACATCCGGAAGAG GATGTGGATAAAATATTGGCGGAAGCAGCCATGCAAGGCAACATTAAAGATGAGGAAAATAAAGGGGAGGCGTCAGCCACTAGTGAAGCTAATGCGGACAGTTCGGACGCCCCCGAGGGGGATGGGGCAAAACCCCAATCCATGGACCAGGCAGAGGAGAACGGGGAGGATTTAGTGGATCAGAAAGAGTTAAACACCGATGTACCAATGGCTCCCCTTGCCCCAGAAATAGTGGGGGACATAAAATCGGAGAGCAAAGGGGAGAGCCAAGTGGATGTTAAAGCACCTGGTCAATAG
- the LOC123763002 gene encoding glyceraldehyde-3-phosphate dehydrogenase isoform X2 — MVESSCLTLVAFREASSPNLPTTTTIMSKIGINGFGRIGRLVLRAALQNGAQVVAVNDPFIALDYMVYMFKYDSTHGVFKGEVKAEDGALVVDGNKIVVYNEMKPENIPWSKAGAEYIVESTGVFTTIEKASAHFTGGAKKVVISAPSADAPMFVCGVNLEKYSKDMTVVSNASCTTNCLAPVAKVLHENFEIVEGLMTTVHAVTATQKTVDGPSAKDWRGGRGAAQNIIPSSTGAAKAVGKVIPELNGKLTGMAFRVPTPDVSVVDLTVRLGKECSYDDIKAAMKAASEGPLKGILGYTEDDVVSCDFTGDIRSSIFDAKAGIQLSKTFVKVVSWYDNEFGYSTRVIDLLKHMQKVDSA, encoded by the exons ATGGTGGAGTCGTCCTGTCTGACCTTGGTCGCCTTCAGAG AAGCCTCCTCTCCAAacctccccaccacaaccaccataatgTCCAAGATTGGAATTAACGGATTTGGCCGTATTGGTCGTCTTGTACTCCGTGCTGCTCTTCAAAATGGTGCGCAG GTTGTTGCAGTGAATGACCCCTTCATTGCTCTGGACTACATGGTGTACATGTTCAAGTATGACTCGACTCATGGTGTGTTCAAGGGTGAGGTGAAGGCAGAGGATGGTGCACTGGTTGTTGATGGCAACAAGATTGTAGTCTACAATGAAATGAAACCAGAAAACATTCCATGGAGCAAAGCTGGTGCAGAATACATCGTAGAGTCTACCGGTGTCTTTACCACTATTGAGAAAGCCTCTGCTCACTTCACTGGTGGTGCCAAGAAAGTGGTAATCTCTGCCCCCTCTGCTGATGCCCCAATGTTCGTCTGTGGAGTGAACCTTGAGAAGTATTCGAAAGACATGACCGTAGTTTCTAATGCTTCCTGCACCACCAACTGTCTTGCTCCTGTTGCGAAAGTCCTTCATGAGAATTTCGAAATTGTTGAAGGTTTGATGACTACTGTACATGCTGTCACTGCCACCCAGAAAACTGTTGATGGCCCCTCTGCCAAGGACTGGCGTGGTGGCCGTGGCGCTGCCCAGAACATCATCCCATCTTCCACTGGTGCTGCTAAGGCTGTCGGAAAGGTTATTCCTGAGCTCAATGGTAAATTGACTGGCATGGCCTTCCGTGTTCCTACTCCAGATGTGTCTGTTGTAGATTTGACTGTCCGCCTTGGCAAGGAATGCTCTTATGACGATATCAAAGCTGCCATGAAGGCTGCATCAGAGGGTCCCCTCAAGGGTATCTTGGGTTACACTGAGGATGACGTTGTATCTTGTGACTTCACAGGAGATATACGGTCCTCCATCTTTGACGCTAAGGCTGGTATCCAGCTGAGCAAGACATTTGTCAAAGTTGTATCTTGGTATGACAACGAGTTTGGGTATTCTACCCGTGTCATTGATCTTCTAAAGCACATGCAGAAGGTGGATAGTGCCTAA